From the Anopheles merus strain MAF chromosome 2L, AmerM5.1, whole genome shotgun sequence genome, the window gcaaaatgcttcagtcagccgccgccagatgcgctagtgaaaatcgaaattacacttgcgagtacgatcaatgtagcccggccttaacctttaagttggcaaccggatacccgggtatttttttcaacttcgaactgcaataacttttgattcattgcttttattcacctgaaattttccttagtctctcaacttttaatttatgattttttgatgcataaattgtaattttaaacagcctgtaagtattttattttgattttttttaaactttaccacgtaagttggcaaccagcatacccgggtattccatacattttgtatggagaatgacgtttctcttcttcctcttttcgtattgtgcttattttcgagtcaaattcaagcgattccaaatttcaatttgaacgttatttttataataaaatgaaaaaacttaataaataaatgaaatagaagagaatatctggtcggcattacttgcttacagcattaaaatatagaaagcattgtttacctatgaaaatcgtcacttttttgcatcaaaacgtgtggaatacccgggtatgccggttgccaacttacgtgtgtaaatctggttgccaactctacggttaataGATTTATGATTAAGTTCTTTTTACACGTAGTCAATTTTCTGGAAGCGCCCTCTACCTTACGCTAGGCGAACTAAGGCTGACGCTTGCCGTAACAGACCTCAAGACGGCCGTACGCGGATCCTTATGAAACTTCACACAGGCCGTACAGGCCCGAAAAAATTGTGCACAGGACTTAATAGTCGTTTACAGCTCCTCAGAAAGTCCACTGCATGAGAAGTGAAACTCAGAGTTGCACCAATCCTGACACTTCACAACGCGATCAGCAGCTACGATATCATTGGCAGAGGCGGAACATATACCGGCCATTGTTCGTGGTACAGTGAATGTTGAAGCGATGTTTTGATTGCAGGCCAGGAATCGTTCCCAGGTGATTGTAGGTGGGTAATCTGATTGTAAATGAAAACCAGGTTCTTGGATCCACTGCGCAAGCAGACAGGTTGTGCAGGAAATGTGTTTTCACTGAATATTATTGAAAACTTTCCGGAGCGCAAAGAATCTTCGACCAGACACAAggcgtttgacgtttgacgtgATCTATCCTTTAGTTTGGTCTGCTAATTATAAAGATTTCCGTAGCAGATGAAGTGCACAGATTGAAACCAGCGGTTCGATTCGAGCTTTGCATTTATCATGACTCTTCTCTTAATACtccttttatatttttttttcttacaggTTTTAGCGGCATTTCTCCACGAACTCAATGGGGACGTGTAGCTGCATTGATCTATGCACTTTTTGGTATACCCATCATACTACTATACCTTTCAGCCATTGGGGAAGGCTTATCGAGCGGTATGCGATGTCTCTTTCGTCGGCTACGACCCAACCGTTCTCCTTCTGGGAGTACCAAgaatagcaacagcagcaattcaagcgttggCAGTGTCAGCGTTCCCATGAGCAGCAAAGCAACCGTAGCCGAGCTGCAGAAAAGGTCGCAACAACAGAGCTACCATCAATCCTGGAACCACGGTGGCACTACCATTCATGATCCCTGCGCATACGCCCTCAACGCTCACGGTTTGCGTGGGGGGATGGCTACAAACAGTAAAATGCACTCCCAGTCCGTTGTACCAATATCGATCTGCATTATGATATTGATTTGTTATATTACCCTCGGGGCGGTACTGTTTCATAAACTGCAGCCTTGGGGAGTTTTAGAGAGTCTTTACTTTTGTTTCACCTCCCTTGGTACTATCGGATTTGGCGATCTCATGCCAAAAGGCACTGTTGCACAATACGCAGCATCAGCATACATCATTATTGGCATGGCTGTCGTGGCGATGTGCTTCAGTCTCATTCAAACAGAGCTCATTATTTGGTTGAAGaagttcactatccccgaatcACTTCCTACATCCACGGAGGATTTGGCTCTCGTCTCAGTAGCTATGACACCGATAAAATCTTGACAAAGACCAAATGATCTCATTCCCAACGAATACAACTCTCTTCCGCGCCGTTCTAGCGCATTTCATCGCAACACTCCGGCACGACGCTCTGCTGGTATTATGGAGAATCATATGGAATATTTCGTACCTCGAAGCGTAAGTGAATTCAATCTGTCGGGTGTAGGTGATCTGGCGCTTCCTCCAGCTAAACGCAACCTGTCTACGCAACACGCAGCTAGCTCAACCATGCTAGCCGCACCAAAGCCACGAGAGAAAATGGTAACGTTTGAGGACGAATCAAAATTTGTGCATGGCTTGCCTACCACACCGAGAAAGCCGACCCTGACCAACGATGTGTTCATGTGACGTGACGGGACCGGTAATGGTGAGACGCCTCCGTCGAACCAGTATCCTAATGATGTAATTAAGGTTTGATATTGTAAGAAAACCATGATCGCTTTGCCtgcttttaatttatttaactcATAATTACCAAAAGCTTGTTTTCGCAACTCAAATGGCGAACGCAATCAGATCGATAAAACGGCAAGTGAATGTATATCACGTGTGAATAGAGACATGATGAATGTTTTAATAATCCCAATCATCCAAATGATGTTTGATATGCTTCATATTCTTTTTTCCATGCAAAATAACGCTATAGAAGTTTGCAAATTTATCCAAAAGACCAACCATTCCGATAACATCTCATGCGATACATTAAGAATGAACGGGTCTACAATATTAGGTTCATTGAGGAGGTAAAACTCGTGCCAAATATTACGTGCAAAGTAGGTAGAAAATAAGTGAGTGAGACTAAACAAGCATTCCTTGAATAGTGACATTCATTGAATATGAAGTGAACGAAAATCTGTACTGCACTATCATAACTGATTGAACCCCGTTAATAACGTCGATCAAAACTGTAcatattttgttgtaaaattgtgAGGCCAATAAAAACCAAATTTACATAGATAAATATGCTGGTACTATAATTGTCGAAACTTGAAGAAATACTTAGACGCTATAATGCCttgtctcgtagtacagtcgtcaactggtacgacttaacaacatgcccgtcatgggttcaatcctcaaatggaccgtgtagccatatgtaggactgactgtggcgcgttaaacggtgggtGGACTGGGCTGTCGCCaggggccccgtcattgtggatgttcgacttcgtatcgaTTCTCGATCGATTCTACCTAcccaagatctattaaggagaacaggtcgatgcaaagcccgttgctaggttgccattttcagctcgcttttgacagtttcatgaaaaagtgtttacaaacaaacggctaatagttaacgcgcaaaagtgtacgaatttactattaggaaggttatattggttaaatttcttgcggtcaatcacttctggacaataaaggaggagtaattgcagtctactctgtattcagaaacattgataacctttttcattgtttgccattccgtgaccacaaaccactaccgtttgcaaaggtcctgctggaaaaaacgaaatgtttaacatgttcaactgggttaaagaagtcctttttactttcaattgaacactgagagtaaaatgaaacatccaatcgacacacactggtacaatatgcataccgtcatttacttataacccggctacgaatgataaaagagatccttggattatatcagtcatgtaatattctaatttgtttctaattcttcaaatattctaccaggaattgaatgtaaaatgctgaacaaaactctcattcactccatagcaacgtccatcgctaaacataaacaatgttgactttaactgtcaaaattttcccatggctttctgtcaatttactctaaccgtattaatacacgatgcgcaatctcagattgcgcatatattcgttttatcaaaatatatgtcatttccCGTAGcaaaccctgagctataaacgtcatttccatacaatttcagattgcgccaagattgcgcataaattttcaagattatatgtccgagatatataatttttttttgacagataaatatatcaaaccgacccgtttgacagataaatatatgcgcaatctgcgattgcgcatcgtctattgctacggtaagcgcttcgacctgttctctttcaaggaccttgctacctacccctcccccccccccctctggatGGAACTCttaccatctatttcaaaaagactcatttaattcatttttcccatcgcttcactcactgtattttgtcgagggccccgaccccctgtgcaaagcgacggaagaaatcattccctttcgcgcattttctcatgccttctttttccctcctacggcaaatttgtcgagcagcgtttcgagctacccgtccctggctccgcttcctacccctcgcctgagcgcgctgtcgaaggtttggatgtgttggtgcgtcagacgtacaatcgctgtcagccgtcgtccgtgctttttccctccatagcgctatctctttctcgcgtgcaGCCCAATTTTAAGACCGGTATTGGTACCGatagaaaatgtaaacaaacgtcaaCACAAATTCAACCAGTACTCATTCCTCCCGTGAAAAGTTTCCCGATAGAAAGAGCGAAAATGGTCTCGAATCAGGACAAGAAAAGTGGCTTGATGTCCCACGCAATTGCCCGGCTCTACAAGCAGTGTCTGGAGGAAGTGGAAAGGGAACTCCTCCTTGCCTAGCAGCCAGAACCTCCGACTGTGGGTAAGTGATCGGTGAACGGTGGTTATATGCTGAACGATGAATATAGCGATCAGTGTTTAACAATGGTTTTCGTGGCTATATTTTAGATGACCGAGCGCGTGATGTGCAGTTTGAAGATGTTCCGATGCCCATGGAAGTGATCGGTAAGTAACGATCGTTATGCTGTATGCCGCTTATGTTGTGCTCTCATGTGTATCATGTGTTATGTTGCAGACGATGCTGCTCCGCTTAGCGAAAGCGGGGAGGAAGGTACGACCGACGCATGCAGCAGCGAGGATACAGACGTGGAGAATATCCAGGTCGAGGTGGAAATGCCAGACCATCCGTACGGAGATCTTTCGTACGAAGATGGCTTGAGGATGTGGGCCCTGCAAACTGGACAAACTCATCGCAGTTTGAACCTTTTGCTGGGCCATTTGCGACATCACTTCCCCCAGAACAAATTGCTCCGAGATGCACGGACGTTGATGACCACGCCTGTGTCCGGAGCACCGGAGACAGCCCTTACACCAATCGCAGGTGGGCAGCTGTGGTACCAGGGTGTGGAAAAATGCCTGCTTTCATATTTTAGGTAAGCATGTTTTAAATCTCATTTAACTCACAGTGCTCCTGGTCatgtgctattttttttttgtctattcCAACGATTGTCAGCCAACCCAGGGTTCGAGTTTAACATTTTTGTGGATTGCCTACCCCTGTACAAGAGCAGTCGGACCCAATTTTGGCCGATTCTCATGCAGGCTCATAACGTTCCACATACTCCTGTAATGACGGTTGCGATATTCTGTGGCGAATCAAAACCGTTATTCGTCAAGGAGTTTTTGCAGCCGTTTGTGGACGAAATGAACAGACTGCATGTGACAGGTCTGACAATTAAATCCCGCTCTTACTGGGTGGAAGCGCGTGCAATAATTGCAGATGCTCCGGCACGAGCATTTATTAAAGGTATGTTGATAAAATGCActatacaggcgtcccccgagttacgaccccctcgagttacgacgattcgcagatacgacgattttgattttgacagttaaaagttgtcattgacaagaaattgatgtattttttttgaatttctgggctgataaccgttatacacacatttccaaagattccacaactacccgatcTTGAATATATGTATACTGTACGGCttctaaaatataattattacattatcgaacattattttgaataaaatacacgatatcatagagtccaactcttcaacttcggttataaactttatattcataaatattcaacatacgtctttttcgacttacgccttgctttgggacattttttcggtcccaaatacagtcgtatctcgggggacacctgtatataGTCAACGCTTTCAATACGACTAAACCGTTGTAACAAGAAATCTCTTGCAACGGGTTAGCGACTGGAGCGGCTAAAATACGTTATGCGTTTGTCCACTTAACCTTTACAGTTATATGCGGTGAAACGAGttatttctgattttttttgtgtattttttttcaggTGTTAAATTGCATAATGCGTACAGCGCTTGCATGAAATGCACTATCGTTGGTGAGTTGGATGGACACCAGATGTACTTCCGGTATGGTGAACAATACCCGCCTCGGAACTACAAGGATTTTTGTGATGACAAATATCCAACACATGTCAACAACCCTACGCCCTTTACGAGTCTGTTAGGTTGCGATATCGTTGACGATTTTGTGTCAGCCAAAGACATGCACTTAATATACAAGGGCGTAGAGGCAAAGTTGCTACATTTGTGGATAAATGGCTTCCCTGGCGTAACTTGTTACTTGCGACGTCGCCAGCAACGTGAAGTGTCGGCGCACTTGCGTCTGTTAAGGCTGCCTTCAGATTACCAACGTAAACTGCGCGACCTGCGATACATCCATCTCTGGAAAGCTTCGGAGTACAGGATGTTTCTGCTGGTTGCCGGTTTCGTTGTTCTGAAGGATAGACTTAGCGATGCAGAGTACCAACACTtcatgttgttgatgatggcTGTGACGTTTATATCCACCACATACCATCGCGCTACAAGGGAACTGGCTGATTCATATTTGCATAGGTTTGTGGCAGCCTATGGCGATCTGTACAGCCCGGTTCTCATGAATAGCAACGTGCATAACTTGCTGCACGTTTACAATGACGTTTGCACGTTCGATGGACTAAAAAACATATCAGCCTTCATTTTTGAGGCATTTTTGCATGACCTCAAAAAGTTGGTGCATTCCGGGAGGCACAGCCTGGTACAAGCGGTCCATCGTTTGCTGAAACTGCAACATGTCATTGTTGCCCAGcttcagcaaaacaaaccggTGGACGAACCATCGGTGCGCACGGTTGGTGTCAACACCATAACGACCGTGCGGCAGGGCTTCGCGCTGCGAAAAAACTTTCGCGATCAATGGTTCATGACCAACTCGAGCGAGGTGGTCCGTTACGAAACGGCCACAAAAACAGGCAAGGACGTTACGGTGCAGGGGTACGCGTTTTTCAAACAGGTGCCTGCCTTTACGGAACCATGCCTTTCAACGGAGGCGAATATTTACTCTGCCAACATGGAAGATTTGAATAAGGGTGAACTGCAACACGACGCCAGCAGTACGCTGATGTGCAAGGTAGCTGCAGTGGAAACGGGACAGGAAGGGGTGTTAATGTTTGTGCCGTTGACACACACTTACATTTGCtaagaaataaatttaaaaaatatgcctCTTCCCAAAACCCTGGTTAAGTGTTTCGGATCAGGAAGGTAAATAATGAGAAATTATCTTAGGTGCTGTGTGgcagaatgcattttttgtattCATGAATTCATATTGAATTAAttcattaatttaataataattcaactaaaaaactaacaaaaaaaaactaactaaacTAACTAAGTACTAAACGAAACTAAACTTAACTTTACTACCAAcgctataaaaaaaacttacactAAACTAACctagattattattattatttacattatccATTAGTTCTTTGTTTGAGTTCATTGAATTGATATTGTTGGATTTTGCAGGATACCGCAACACGAGTTGAAAAAAACTACAACGTATGCTGTCGTAATGGGCGCCTTCCAGGTCGCTGCGGCTTTGCGGAACAGCTCGCATACGTTTGGAAAATGTGACATCGACACCTTCCTGTTTCGCCGAGACCACCGGCAACGCGAAATAAAGCCACTGTCGAAAAAAAGATCCCACCGTTTGGTGGGATCCGTGGCCATCACCTCGTTCTGCAACCATGCCAGGCAGTTCTTAGCATGTTGCTTGTCGGTCAACTTCTGCTCCATGTTTTTCAGCTCCTCCTCTGGCCGTATGGGCTGCAGCGTGAAACCGTCCGTCGCTGGAAGCACGTAACCGTCTGGATCGGCACATACGATTTTCTGCAATTTGTTTAGTGTCAGCTCGGTAGCCATGGCGGTCTTCCGAGTGACCGTCACTTCCTTTTTCAGGTTAACTATTTCCGCGGCGAGTTCGTCGAAGGGGCGGTTTATTGTAGCTGACAGCTCGGTTATCACCTGCAGCACATCGGTCAGAGGAGGAGCAACGGCAGGAGCATCCGTT encodes:
- the LOC121594395 gene encoding uncharacterized protein LOC121594395 isoform X2; translation: MPMEVIDDAAPLSESGEEGTTDACSSEDTDVENIQVEVEMPDHPYGDLSYEDGLRMWALQTGQTHRSLNLLLGHLRHHFPQNKLLRDARTLMTTPVSGAPETALTPIAGGQLWYQGVEKCLLSYFSQPRVRV
- the LOC121594395 gene encoding uncharacterized protein LOC121594395 isoform X1, coding for MQAHNVPHTPVMTVAIFCGESKPLFVKEFLQPFVDEMNRLHVTGLTIKSRSYWVEARAIIADAPARAFIKGVKLHNAYSACMKCTIVGELDGHQMYFRYGEQYPPRNYKDFCDDKYPTHVNNPTPFTSLLGCDIVDDFVSAKDMHLIYKGVEAKLLHLWINGFPGVTCYLRRRQQREVSAHLRLLRLPSDYQRKLRDLRYIHLWKASEYRMFLLVAGFVVLKDRLSDAEYQHFMLLMMAVTFISTTYHRATRELADSYLHRFVAAYGDLYSPVLMNSNVHNLLHVYNDVCTFDGLKNISAFIFEAFLHDLKKLVHSGRHSLVQAVHRLLKLQHVIVAQLQQNKPVDEPSVRTVGVNTITTVRQGFALRKNFRDQWFMTNSSEVVRYETATKTGKDVTVQGYAFFKQVPAFTEPCLSTEANIYSANMEDLNKGELQHDASSTLMCKVAAVETGQEGVLMFVPLTHTYIC
- the LOC121591420 gene encoding uncharacterized protein LOC121591420, which gives rise to MAILPGDKKPTRQVELATHGKNINAAGRTEQIHPLSADRLSTRIDAVGRTQFGEEDEETGRCKRKRYNGCGTTLTRYTADAFGARIRENETRYATGCRSHIIRLHIRCFSGISPRTQWGRVAALIYALFGIPIILLYLSAIGEGLSSGMRCLFRRLRPNRSPSGSTKNSNSSNSSVGSVSVPMSSKATVAELQKRSQQQSYHQSWNHGGTTIHDPCAYALNAHGLRGGMATNSKMHSQSVVPISICIMILICYITLGAVLFHKLQPWGVLESLYFCFTSLGTIGFGDLMPKGTVAQYAASAYIIIGMAVVAMCFSLIQTELIIWLKKFTIPESLPTSTEDLALVSVAMTPIKS